One region of Streptomyces sp. NBC_00442 genomic DNA includes:
- a CDS encoding nuclear transport factor 2 family protein has protein sequence MKTATLFRAAVEKQDLAALDDLFTEDVRLYSPVKFVPFEGRPMVLGLFGVLVRVFADLRYIGHYEGTAETSVDGTEAPSAVLPFRATVDGKEIHGIDLLHFDASGRIKEFTVMVRPQSAVHALGQAVLAGLVADGLAPAPGDH, from the coding sequence ATGAAGACGGCCACACTCTTCCGCGCCGCCGTGGAGAAGCAGGATCTCGCCGCGCTCGACGACCTCTTCACGGAGGACGTCCGGCTGTACAGCCCGGTCAAGTTCGTGCCCTTCGAGGGCAGGCCGATGGTGCTCGGCCTCTTCGGTGTCCTGGTGCGCGTCTTCGCGGACCTGCGCTACATCGGGCACTACGAAGGAACCGCCGAGACCAGCGTCGACGGCACGGAGGCCCCGTCGGCGGTCCTGCCCTTCCGGGCCACGGTGGACGGCAAGGAGATCCACGGCATCGACCTGCTCCACTTCGACGCATCGGGCCGGATCAAGGAGTTCACGGTGATGGTGCGCCCCCAGTCCGCCGTGCACGCGCTCGGCCAGGCGGTGCTGGCGGGGCTGGTCGCCGACGGACTCGCACCCGCGCCCGGG
- a CDS encoding PadR family transcriptional regulator gives MALRHAVLAALLDGEYSGYQLAKAFDIGVANFWHALPQQLYAELAKLEKDGLVAGRQVVQESRPNKRLFKVTEAGRAELETFAEAASKPSFIRDDLLVKVQSADSIGTTAVIAQLEERAAAADAKIALLAALQRQLRGEADEEEFLLHGRRIGPYLTCLRGLAFEREHRDWCRRIAAILRRRQSVGAEG, from the coding sequence ATGGCCTTGCGACATGCCGTGCTGGCGGCGCTACTGGACGGTGAGTACAGCGGCTACCAGCTGGCCAAGGCGTTCGACATCGGCGTCGCCAACTTCTGGCACGCCCTGCCGCAGCAGCTCTACGCGGAACTCGCCAAGCTGGAGAAGGACGGACTCGTCGCGGGCCGCCAGGTGGTCCAGGAATCCCGGCCCAACAAGCGGCTCTTCAAGGTCACCGAAGCCGGCCGCGCCGAGTTGGAGACCTTCGCCGAGGCCGCCTCCAAACCCTCGTTCATCCGCGACGACCTCCTCGTCAAGGTCCAGAGCGCCGACAGCATCGGCACCACGGCGGTGATCGCCCAGCTCGAGGAGCGGGCCGCGGCCGCCGACGCCAAGATCGCGCTGCTCGCCGCGCTGCAGCGGCAGTTGCGGGGGGAAGCGGACGAGGAGGAGTTCCTGCTCCACGGTCGGCGGATCGGCCCGTATCTGACGTGCCTGCGCGGTCTCGCCTTCGAGCGGGAGCACCGGGACTGGTGCCGGCGGATCGCGGCGATCCTGCGCCGGCGGCAGAGCGTCGGCGCGGAGGGATGA
- the nadE gene encoding ammonia-dependent NAD(+) synthetase, whose product MSETASIALQQEIARELQVATAFDAEREIERRVAFLAERLTSTGLRCLVLGISGGVDSTTAGRLCQLAVERARAAGHEARFYAMRLPYGVQADEHDAQIALSFIQADQVLTVDVKPASDAALQAVLTAGVGFAGDGHQDFVLGNIKARQRMIAQYAVAGAHSGLVVGTDHAAEAVSGFFTKFGDGAADLVPLTGLTKRRVRAVADALGAPAELVWKVPTADLETLAPGKADEDALGVTYDDIDDFLEGKPVDQRVFTTIVDRYRLTEHKRQLPVAP is encoded by the coding sequence GTGAGCGAGACGGCGTCCATCGCCCTGCAACAGGAGATCGCCCGGGAACTCCAGGTCGCCACGGCCTTCGACGCCGAGCGGGAGATCGAGCGCAGGGTGGCCTTCCTCGCCGAGCGGCTCACCTCCACCGGTCTGCGCTGCCTGGTCCTCGGCATCAGCGGCGGAGTCGACTCCACGACCGCGGGCCGGCTGTGCCAGCTCGCCGTCGAGCGTGCCAGGGCCGCCGGCCACGAGGCGCGCTTCTACGCGATGCGACTGCCCTACGGCGTGCAGGCGGACGAGCACGACGCACAGATCGCGCTCTCCTTCATCCAGGCCGACCAGGTGCTCACCGTGGACGTCAAGCCCGCGAGCGACGCGGCGCTCCAGGCCGTGCTCACCGCCGGAGTGGGCTTCGCAGGCGACGGCCACCAGGACTTCGTCCTCGGCAACATCAAGGCGCGCCAGCGGATGATCGCCCAGTACGCGGTGGCCGGTGCCCACAGCGGCCTGGTCGTCGGCACCGACCACGCCGCGGAGGCGGTCTCCGGCTTCTTCACGAAGTTCGGCGACGGCGCCGCCGACCTGGTTCCGCTGACCGGTCTGACCAAGCGCCGCGTCCGTGCGGTCGCGGACGCGCTGGGCGCGCCCGCCGAACTGGTCTGGAAGGTCCCGACCGCCGACCTGGAGACCCTCGCGCCGGGCAAGGCCGACGAGGACGCGCTCGGCGTCACCTATGACGACATCGACGACTTCCTGGAAGGCAAGCCGGTGGACCAGCGGGTCTTCACGACGATCGTCGACCGCTACCGACTCACCGAGCACAAGCGCCAACTGCCCGTCGCCCCCTGA
- a CDS encoding efflux RND transporter periplasmic adaptor subunit — protein MKVLPRLHKAVLLNSALGVVLIAAVGGAYAVVDTPGSAHARTDTRTAAVSTGKVQATVAGAGLLASPSDAGVNFTTGGQLTKVDVKAGDKVAKGQVLAKVDDKAARLVLAEAKTSLAASKAYLDKVAQGQPAGPSPSTGTNPTGGATHSTGPTPKTTPTPTPTPTPSKPTATPSDSASPGAADDVSFVHDVSYVRVVPAAAPSVDPAQLLQAQTQVAQAQSVVDTAQRTLDGTVLTAPVDGTVASVGATVGQTVTGTTYTAGAGAVPGTVPAPGASGNPAAGGTPAAPSGFIVLTNPTGMQVKANVSEADALRLKPGQSATVTLTAQSTTVLNAKVLSVGTLAVNGGAPANAPQYPVTLDIMGPTKDLHTGQGVSVQIIAGEASDALFVPTAALSGTGPRRTVTVVAPDGAAHSAEVTVGVESDTNTQITGGLTLGQKVRITTVAP, from the coding sequence ATGAAGGTCCTTCCGCGGCTGCATAAAGCCGTCCTGTTGAACTCGGCGCTCGGTGTAGTGCTCATCGCGGCCGTGGGTGGTGCCTACGCGGTGGTGGACACTCCCGGTTCCGCTCACGCGCGCACGGACACGCGCACGGCCGCCGTCTCCACGGGAAAGGTGCAGGCGACCGTCGCCGGGGCCGGGTTGCTGGCGTCGCCGAGCGACGCCGGCGTCAATTTCACCACCGGTGGTCAGCTGACCAAGGTCGACGTCAAGGCCGGTGACAAGGTCGCCAAGGGCCAGGTGCTGGCGAAGGTCGACGACAAGGCGGCGCGCCTGGTGCTCGCCGAGGCCAAGACCTCGCTGGCCGCGTCCAAGGCGTACCTCGACAAGGTGGCGCAGGGCCAGCCGGCCGGCCCGTCGCCCAGTACCGGTACCAACCCGACGGGCGGGGCGACCCACTCCACCGGTCCTACGCCCAAGACCACCCCGACGCCCACCCCCACTCCCACGCCCTCCAAACCCACGGCGACGCCCTCGGACTCGGCCTCTCCCGGTGCCGCGGACGACGTGTCCTTCGTCCACGACGTCTCGTACGTGCGGGTGGTCCCCGCCGCGGCGCCGTCCGTGGACCCCGCTCAACTCCTCCAGGCCCAGACCCAGGTGGCGCAGGCGCAGAGCGTGGTGGACACCGCGCAGCGCACGCTCGACGGGACCGTTCTGACGGCACCGGTCGACGGCACCGTCGCGTCCGTGGGCGCCACCGTCGGCCAGACCGTGACCGGTACGACGTACACCGCAGGAGCGGGCGCCGTTCCGGGTACGGTGCCGGCGCCCGGCGCGTCGGGCAACCCCGCCGCGGGCGGCACCCCTGCCGCGCCGAGCGGCTTCATCGTCCTGACCAATCCGACCGGCATGCAGGTCAAGGCGAACGTCTCGGAGGCCGACGCTCTGCGGCTCAAGCCGGGTCAGTCCGCCACCGTCACCCTCACCGCGCAGTCGACCACCGTGCTCAACGCGAAGGTCCTGTCGGTCGGCACGCTGGCCGTCAACGGCGGCGCCCCGGCCAACGCCCCGCAGTACCCCGTGACGCTCGACATCATGGGACCGACCAAGGACCTGCACACCGGGCAGGGCGTCAGCGTCCAGATAATCGCCGGCGAAGCGTCCGACGCCCTGTTCGTGCCGACGGCCGCCTTGAGCGGCACCGGTCCCCGGCGCACCGTGACGGTCGTCGCGCCCGACGGCGCCGCGCACTCCGCCGAGGTGACGGTGGGCGTCGAGTCGGACACCAACACCCAGATCACCGGCGGCCTGACGCTCGGTCAGAAGGTGCGGATCACCACCGTCGCCCCCTGA
- a CDS encoding diadenosine tetraphosphate hydrolase, giving the protein MSDAIMSDDVDWRADRIGAALRGENPTVMRRLRAGFAVIGDVQFLPGYSVLLVDDPRVERLSELPRAKRLAFLSDMDALGESVESACRALDPAFRRVNLEILGNTDGFLHAHVWPRFSWEPADLVHLPVWLYPHENWRDVRHALAHRHDALRERITSELDRAAQEA; this is encoded by the coding sequence ATGAGCGATGCCATCATGAGCGATGACGTCGACTGGCGTGCGGACCGGATCGGCGCCGCCCTGCGCGGCGAAAACCCCACCGTGATGCGGCGGTTGAGGGCCGGATTCGCGGTGATCGGGGATGTGCAGTTCCTGCCGGGCTACTCGGTCCTCCTGGTGGACGATCCGCGCGTGGAACGCCTGTCCGAACTCCCGCGGGCGAAACGCCTGGCCTTCCTCTCCGACATGGACGCGCTGGGCGAATCCGTCGAATCCGCGTGCCGTGCGCTGGACCCGGCGTTTCGCCGGGTCAATCTGGAGATCCTCGGCAACACCGACGGGTTCCTGCACGCACACGTGTGGCCACGCTTCTCCTGGGAACCGGCCGACCTGGTCCATCTCCCGGTCTGGCTCTACCCGCACGAGAACTGGAGGGACGTACGCCACGCCCTGGCTCACCGGCACGACGCCCTGCGCGAGCGGATCACGAGCGAACTCGACCGGGCGGCCCAAGAGGCCTGA